The Actinomyces sp. oral taxon 414 genome has a segment encoding these proteins:
- a CDS encoding SDR family oxidoreductase yields the protein MSSTPDSRPPLAGRVVVVTGVSRRAGIGHAIACRAADLGASLVCHHYSPHDAEQPWGADCVEATLDSVRSHLAPGARLAGMEADLRDPTAPRAVIEHAVAELGHVDALVCNQASSGRDGGLEEITAEDLDHHWAVDARASLLLVQAYAERFRSDPNRDAPALTGSAVLMTSGQGLGPMPREIAYCTAKAALAGITPSLAAGLAERGIRLNTVNPGPVDTGYMDAPTLRAVDAMFPSGRTARPQDPARLICWLLTDDAAWVTGQVISTEGGFRR from the coding sequence ATGAGCAGCACCCCGGACTCCCGCCCGCCGCTGGCCGGGCGCGTCGTCGTCGTGACCGGCGTGAGCCGGCGCGCCGGCATCGGCCACGCCATCGCCTGCCGGGCCGCCGATCTGGGCGCCTCGCTCGTCTGCCACCACTACTCCCCGCACGACGCCGAGCAGCCCTGGGGCGCCGATTGCGTGGAGGCGACCCTGGACTCCGTGCGCAGCCACCTGGCGCCCGGCGCCCGGCTGGCCGGCATGGAGGCGGACTTGCGCGATCCGACGGCGCCCCGGGCCGTCATCGAGCACGCCGTCGCCGAGCTCGGGCACGTCGACGCCCTCGTGTGCAACCAGGCCTCCTCCGGGCGCGACGGCGGCCTGGAGGAGATCACGGCCGAGGACCTGGACCACCACTGGGCCGTTGACGCCCGCGCCAGCCTCCTCCTCGTCCAGGCCTACGCCGAGCGCTTCCGCTCCGACCCAAACCGGGATGCACCCGCCCTGACCGGCTCGGCGGTCCTCATGACCTCCGGCCAGGGCCTGGGGCCGATGCCGCGCGAGATCGCCTACTGCACGGCCAAGGCCGCCCTGGCCGGAATCACGCCCTCGCTGGCCGCCGGACTCGCCGAGCGGGGCATCCGCCTCAACACGGTCAACCCCGGCCCGGTGGACACCGGTTACATGGACGCCCCGACGCTGCGCGCCGTCGACGCCATGTTCCCCTCGGGCCGCACGGCCCGGCCGCAGGACCCGGCCCGGCTCATCTGCTGGCTCCTGACCGACGACGCCGCCTGGGTCACCGGCCAGGTCATCTCCACCGAGGGAGGGTTCCGGCGCTGA
- a CDS encoding MDR family MFS transporter, translated as MNDDAAPTAPSPVPAPEPTGAAPTGAEPTGTGSTGAAPTAPGTIEGMTFRPDGRFWIVYACLMTVQFLAAMYHTVVATALPTIIGDLGGVAHMSWAVTAYTLGQTLAMPVYGKVGDALGRKPLYLLAIALFVGGSALCGTAAGMLGFTAFRFLQGLGGAGLMICSQAIAGDLIPPRVRGKYLAPMGAMFGIAAILGPLLGGWLTDWLGWRSIFWFFLPFGAFAWIAVALALTMPRRRVRLSIDWAGLTLAGVGATGIVLLATWGGTAYPWSHPLIVCLLVVTTGSWAALVPVERRVRDPLIPPRILADRTFIVATIVSVLMCACLFGMNGYLPTYLQMVHGVSATVSGLVLVPGAAAMFTGSLVSGWLVSRTGRYRIYPVVGSLLAAAGMAVLGAVPAGASVWWFGVGVFVLQLGVGMFLQLSVLIIQNALPARMLGTATSTNNFFREIGVSIGNTVVGVLFTGRLTVSLLGMGMSEDAAASITPAVLRDLDGTTRAAVIGAYQHALAPVLLGLVPVLLVAAVAALAFKPIPLSVKTGLEQIEDELAAQDGRRSGRADDADDADGAGDADDTDDAGAGGAERPGATPSSARRERPNR; from the coding sequence ATGAACGACGACGCCGCGCCCACCGCCCCGAGCCCCGTCCCCGCTCCCGAGCCGACCGGAGCCGCGCCGACCGGAGCCGAGCCGACCGGGACCGGATCAACCGGGGCCGCGCCCACCGCCCCGGGGACGATCGAGGGCATGACCTTCCGGCCCGACGGCCGCTTCTGGATCGTCTACGCCTGCCTCATGACGGTCCAGTTCCTCGCCGCCATGTACCACACGGTCGTGGCGACGGCCCTGCCCACCATCATCGGCGACCTCGGCGGGGTCGCCCACATGTCGTGGGCCGTCACCGCCTACACCCTGGGCCAGACCCTGGCCATGCCCGTGTACGGCAAGGTCGGCGACGCCCTGGGCCGCAAGCCCCTCTACCTGCTGGCGATCGCCCTGTTCGTGGGCGGCTCCGCGCTGTGCGGGACGGCCGCCGGCATGCTCGGCTTCACCGCCTTCCGCTTCCTCCAGGGCCTGGGGGGAGCCGGCCTCATGATCTGCTCCCAGGCCATCGCCGGCGATCTCATCCCGCCGCGGGTGCGCGGGAAGTACCTGGCCCCCATGGGCGCCATGTTCGGCATCGCGGCGATCCTGGGCCCGCTGCTGGGCGGCTGGCTCACGGACTGGCTCGGCTGGCGCTCCATCTTCTGGTTCTTCCTGCCCTTCGGCGCCTTCGCCTGGATCGCCGTCGCCCTGGCGCTGACCATGCCGCGCCGCCGGGTGCGGCTGAGCATCGACTGGGCGGGGCTGACCCTGGCCGGCGTCGGCGCCACCGGCATCGTCCTGCTGGCCACCTGGGGCGGAACGGCCTACCCGTGGAGTCATCCGCTCATCGTGTGCCTGCTCGTGGTCACGACCGGCTCGTGGGCGGCGCTGGTCCCGGTGGAGAGGCGCGTGCGGGACCCGCTCATCCCCCCGCGAATCCTGGCCGACCGCACCTTCATCGTCGCCACGATCGTCTCGGTGCTCATGTGCGCCTGCCTGTTCGGCATGAACGGCTACCTGCCCACCTACCTGCAGATGGTCCACGGCGTGAGCGCCACGGTCTCCGGGCTGGTCCTCGTGCCCGGGGCGGCGGCCATGTTCACCGGCTCCCTCGTCTCCGGGTGGCTGGTCAGCCGCACGGGCCGCTACCGGATCTACCCGGTCGTCGGCTCCCTGCTGGCCGCCGCCGGCATGGCGGTCCTGGGCGCCGTCCCCGCGGGGGCCTCGGTGTGGTGGTTCGGGGTCGGCGTCTTCGTCCTCCAGCTGGGGGTGGGCATGTTCCTCCAACTGAGCGTTCTGATCATCCAGAACGCCCTGCCCGCGCGGATGCTGGGGACGGCGACGAGCACGAACAACTTCTTCCGGGAGATCGGGGTGTCCATCGGCAATACGGTGGTGGGCGTGCTGTTCACCGGCCGTCTGACCGTCTCGCTGCTGGGCATGGGGATGAGCGAGGACGCGGCCGCCTCCATCACGCCGGCCGTCCTGCGGGACCTGGACGGGACGACCCGCGCCGCCGTCATCGGCGCCTACCAGCACGCCCTGGCGCCCGTCCTGCTCGGCCTGGTCCCGGTCCTGCTCGTCGCCGCCGTGGCGGCGCTGGCGTTCAAGCCGATCCCGCTGTCGGTGAAGACGGGCCTGGAGCAGATCGAGGACGAGCTCGCGGCGCAGGATGGGCGGCGGAGCGGGCGGGCCGACGACGCCGACGACGCTGACGGCGCGGGCGACGCCGACGACACTGACGACGCCGGTGCCGGGGGCGCCGAGCGCCCCGGGGCCACGCCGTCGTCGGCCCGCCGAGAGCGCCCGAACCGCTAG
- a CDS encoding sugar O-acetyltransferase: MLAGDWYVADDPDNARIAAHARRELGRYERAFAEGEPDAQAHLRAAIPHLGVGSIFLPPVRVDFGENIFVGEGSFANYGLTALDVATITIGAHCQIGPNVQLLTPVHPLEPTPRRAGLESADPIVIGDNVWLGGGVIVCPGVTIGDDCVIGAGAVVTRDIPARSLAVGSPTRVIRTLDDSTFDPRGRS, translated from the coding sequence ATGCTCGCCGGCGACTGGTACGTCGCCGACGACCCCGACAACGCCCGCATCGCCGCTCACGCCCGGCGCGAGCTGGGCCGCTACGAGCGGGCCTTCGCCGAGGGCGAGCCCGACGCCCAGGCCCACCTGCGCGCCGCGATCCCGCACCTGGGGGTGGGTTCGATCTTCCTGCCGCCGGTGCGCGTGGACTTCGGGGAGAACATCTTCGTCGGCGAGGGCAGCTTCGCCAACTACGGGCTCACCGCCCTGGACGTGGCCACCATCACCATCGGGGCGCACTGTCAGATCGGGCCGAACGTTCAGCTGCTCACTCCGGTTCATCCCCTGGAGCCGACGCCGCGCAGGGCCGGGCTGGAGAGCGCCGACCCCATTGTCATCGGGGACAACGTGTGGCTGGGCGGCGGCGTCATCGTCTGCCCGGGCGTGACAATCGGCGACGACTGCGTCATCGGCGCGGGCGCCGTCGTCACCCGCGACATCCCGGCCCGCTCCCTGGCCGTGGGCTCCCCCACCCGGGTCATCCGCACCCTGGACGACTCCACCTTCGACCCCCGAGGCCGGTCGTAG